From a region of the Castanea sativa cultivar Marrone di Chiusa Pesio chromosome 10, ASM4071231v1 genome:
- the LOC142611631 gene encoding plant intracellular Ras-group-related LRR protein 5-like: MTVIPKQDPPSPAFVESVEEIMRTYRSLPPRPSIEEVEAAMSVLKTVNTEEVMKLEEISKQESSPQGVPEELFSILQQVRRTMVLFQSHEQRKEALHLVEHDKMFQTFDDLIQRASGLVSGDTQNQEHVVLSHPVGEIVISDERLLKKKEHEESKGTTLKGLARSSSSKASLFSSGAGGVESEKLSLLKVASLIENSAKRGAVALDLKGKLMDKVEWLPLSIGKLSTVAELDLSENQIMALPPTIGGLSALIKLDIHSNQIINLPDSFGELINLTDLDLHANRLKSLPASFGNLINLINLDLGANDFTHLPETIGSLTRLMRLNVETNQLEELPYTIGSCSSLVELRLDFNQLRALPEAIGNLECLEILTLHYNRVKKLPTTMGKFSNLKEVDVSFNELESIPENLCFAVSLKKLIAGNNFADLRALPRAIGNLEMLEELDISYNQIRILPDSFMSLSKLRVFNANETPLEVPPRHVTKLGAQAVVQYMADFVAKRDAKSLPSKKKKKGLWSWICSIFRPHQSNSTKNK; this comes from the exons ATGACTGTAATACCAAAGCAAGACCCTCCATCACCTGCCTTTGTAGAATCTGTAGAAGAAATCATGAGAACCTACAGATCACTGCCACCAAGACCATCCATTGAAGAGGTTGAGGCTGCAATGTCTGTGCTCAAAACTGTGAACACTGAGGAGGTGATGAAGCTTGAGGAAATCTCAAAGCAAGAGTCTTCTCCCCAAGGTGTTCCTGAGGAACTGTTCTCTATACTGCAGCAAGTGAGGAGAACCATGGTCTTGTTCCAGAGCCATGAACAGAGGAAAGAGGCTCTTCACTTGGTTGAGCATGACAAGATGTTTCAGACCTTTGATGATCTCATTCAGAGAGCATCTGGGTTGGTTTCTGGGGATACCCAGAATCAGGAACATGTTGTTCTGAGTCACCCAGTTGGAGAAATTGTAATCAGTGACGAGAGGTTGTTGAAGAAAAAGGAACATGAAGAATCAAAGGGAACAACTTTGAAGGGTTTGGCTAGGAGTTCTTCCTCAAAggcttctcttttctcttcagGAGCAG GTGGTGTAGAGTCTGAGAAATTGAGTCTATTGAAGGTGGCATCCCTTATAGAAAATTCTGCTAAAAGAGGAGCAGTAGCTCTTGATCTTAAAGGAAAGTTGATGGATAAGGTGGAATGGCTTCCTTTATCAATTGGGAAATTATCGACTGTCGCTGAATTGGATTTATCAGAGAACCAAATCATGGCTCTGCCACCCACTATTGGAGGCCTCAGTGCCTTGATAAAACTTGACATCCACTCAAACCAAATTATAAACCTTCCTGACTCATTTGGGGAACTAATCAATCTCACTGATCTTGACCTCCATGCTAACAGGTTGAAATCACTGCCAGCTTCTTTTGGCAACTTGATAAACCTCATTAATCTTGATTTGGGCGCAAATGACTTCACTCATTTACCAGAGACAATTGGGAGTTTGACTCGCTTGATGAGATTGAATGTAGAAACAAACCAGCTTGAAGAATTACCTTACACAATTGGATCTTGCTCATCACTTGTGGAGCTAAGATTAGACTTTAATCAGCTCAGGGCTCTTCCTGAGGCAATTGGAAATCTTGAATGCTTGGAGATCCTCACTTTGCACTATAACAGAGTTAAAAAGCTCCCGACGACAATGGGCAAATTTTCCAATTTGAAGGAAGTTGATGTCAGCTTCAATGAACTTGAGTCCATACCAGAAAACCTATGTTTTGCAGTAAGTCTCAAGAAATTGATTGCGGGGAATAATTTCGCTGACCTAAGGGCCTTGCCAAGAGCTATTGGAAATCTTGAGATGCTTGAAGAGTTGGATATAAGTTACAATCAAATAAGAATATTGCCAGATTCTTTCATGTCTTTGTCAAAATTGAGAGTTTTTAATGCTAATGAGACTCCTTTAGAAGTGCCACCAAGACATGTAACCAAATTGGGTGCTCAG GCTGTTGTTCAGTACATGGCTGATTTTGTTGCTAAGAGGGATGCTAAATCTCtaccatcaaagaagaagaagaagggattATGGTCCTGGATTTGCTCAATATTTCGCCCCCACCAGAGTAATTCAACCAAAAATAAGTAA